Genomic DNA from Labilibaculum sp. DW002:
CCTGGTGGAGATATGGATTTACTTACAGCCGATGTGAATGCCTTCCATTTTGAGGTGGCTAACAATCCTTTTGATGCAGAAATGCACGTGAAAAATCCAATTTCTGATCCGAACATAAATGGCCTTTTTAAAGGAGTTATCGACTTTTCTAAAATTCGTCATGCAATCCCAATGGATAGTGTTAAAATCACGGGAATTGTAACTTCTGATGTTAGCTTTAGTGGAAGAATGTCTTCAATAGAGAAAGAGGAGTATGAGAAATTCATGGCTAAAGGAGATGTGAAGTTGAAAAACTTTGAGTTTGCAACGCCAGATTTCCCACAAGGAATTAAAATAATCAATTCCGTTCTAAATTTTACGCCTAAGTATATCAGTCTAGCTTCTTTCGATTCTAGAATTGGTAAATCGGATATTAAATTAAAGGGAAGAATTGAAAACTACATTCCTTATGCATTAAAAGATCAGGTGTTGAAAGGAAATTTTAACTTGACTTCGAATTCGTTTAATGTAAATGAATTCATGACAGAGGAGGAAGAGACTGAAGCTACCGGCGACACAATTCCATTAAGCGTGGTTGAGATTCCTGCTAATTTAGATCTTCAATTGGTGTCTTCAATGAAATTAATCCAATTCGATAAAATGAATATCGAAAATGTAAAAGGATTAATTGTGGTTAAAAACGCAAAAGCTCAATTAACGAATTTATCGATGGATATGCTAAAAGGGCAAATGACCATGAATGGCTCATACAGTACCAAGGATGTTAAAAAGCCAAATTTCGATTTTGGTTTAGATGTAAAAGAGTTTGATATTAAATCGACTTACGAGTCTTTAAGTATGGTTAAGAAGATGATCCCCATGGCATTAAACTGCGAAGGAAAAGTATCATCTGATTTGAAGATTGCTTCTTTATTGGATCAGGAAATGAATCCAGTAATGAAAACATTGAATGGAAATGGTGCGATTCATTCTAAGGAAATTATTATAAAGGATAATAAAGCTTTTGATGCTTTAGCTGCAGCCTTGAAAAATGATGATTACAAACGCATTTCAGTTACGCAATTCGATATGAATTTTGTGATTACAAACGGAAATGTAGAGGTAAAACCTTTCGATGCAAAAGTTGCTGGCCATCCTGCTCGTATTTATGGAACGCAATCTGTTGATGGTAAGTTAAATTTTACAATGGATATGAAATTGCCGAAAGAGGAATTGGGTAAAGAAGTAAATCAGTACTTTGATAAATTACCAGGTTTTGATGCTGTGCAAGCCTTAGATGTTGCCGTTAAAATTACAGGAACGGTAGATAATCCGAATGTGAAATTGGATTTAAGTAAAGCGATAAAGCAAGCTCAAAAAGCTGTTGCAAAAGAATTGGAGCGTAAAGCAAAAAAGGAAATTGAGAAGAAAGGAAAAGATTTATTGAGGAAATTATTCAAATAGAATAATTATAAATTAGATATCTTAAGGATATGGTAAAGGGTAGATAATCATGGAGGTTATCTACCCTTTTTGTATGGCAATAAATCCTAGTTGGTGGTGAATGATCAACTTTTGGTGACGAATGGCGTATCGTTAGTTTGAGAGATCTGAAAATTTTAAAACTACTATAGACCATGAGACGAATTAAAATTAACCAGTGGATTTTTGTTTTATCCCTTATTAGCTTTCTTTTTTATTCTTGTTCTGATAGTTCTTCAGAGACTGAAGATCCTATTATACCAGAAGAAGCAGAAGGAAAATATGCGGGATTTGATTTTAAAACTGTACAAGAGTATCAGGTTTCTGTTACTACATCAAATGTTGGAAATGAGGCGTTGGGAGAAGTTTATTTAGAAATGTACACAAACAATCCTTTAGATACTGCTGGTGTCTTAATTCCTGATCATCTAAAAATACGTTGTTATAAAGGTTTAACTAATAGCAATGGAGTTATTGAATGCAAAGTGAATCCGGCTGCAAATACGGATAGTTTATTTGTGTTAACCTATCATGTAGGTTTGCCAAGGCTAACATCTGCATTTTTAAGTGGAGAGAATTTAAATATTGCAATAGGAGGTTCTGATCAAACCAAGTCGGCCGTTAAGTCAATGGCCGTTAAAGTTGATGAAATCCCTACGGTTAAAACAGATAATGGCTATTATATTTTAGGAGATTGGGGTAAAAAAGGTTTACCTGAATACCTTGAGGCTCTTGATGATGAAATTACAAATGAATTTTTAGAAAAAGTAAATGCTTCTTTACCAGAGGGAAATACTTTAATGGAAACACATCCGGAATATTTGGCAGATGGAGATGATGCGAATATTGAAATGATTGATGAGGGTGAGATTTGGGTAACCTTTGTACACGAAGGTGCCGGTTGGAAAAATGCTCTTGGATATTATACTTACCCAACAGGAAGTGAACCTAAAAATATTGATGCAATTGAAGACATGACGATCATATATCCAAATGTTTCAATGGGTAATAAAGATGAATTAAAGTCTGGGAATAAGGTGCAGTTATTGTACTTAGATCAAGACAAAGAGGAATATACTAAATTATTTCCTGCAGGAGTTTCTGTTGGTTGGTTTTTGGTTGCACACGGTTGGCAAGATG
This window encodes:
- a CDS encoding AsmA-like C-terminal region-containing protein, coding for MKKFLKIFGGFVVVVLALLIILPFFFKDQILEKVKTEINNTVDAKVEIGDLSLSMFKNFPNLYVELENVSVVGNNEFENDTLAFVGSLYTAVDLGSAISGTKIEVGAIVLANAKVNALVLESGKANWDIAKESEEELVEEETGEASDFKVVFEEVRIEDFSLRYDDASLKTLMTIDDLDLALNGDFSVKSTNLNVNSQITGIDLDYEGVKYLKKAEVTLDAVLAADLQNMLFTFKENKLTLNELVFGVDGNVGMLDDGYSMDLKMNAQKADFKTLLSMVPDVFKADFEGLETTGSLALTAFAKGEYKEEQLPSFGAKLNVEKATIKYPDLPESVQNINIDAEVNHPGGDMDLLTADVNAFHFEVANNPFDAEMHVKNPISDPNINGLFKGVIDFSKIRHAIPMDSVKITGIVTSDVSFSGRMSSIEKEEYEKFMAKGDVKLKNFEFATPDFPQGIKIINSVLNFTPKYISLASFDSRIGKSDIKLKGRIENYIPYALKDQVLKGNFNLTSNSFNVNEFMTEEEETEATGDTIPLSVVEIPANLDLQLVSSMKLIQFDKMNIENVKGLIVVKNAKAQLTNLSMDMLKGQMTMNGSYSTKDVKKPNFDFGLDVKEFDIKSTYESLSMVKKMIPMALNCEGKVSSDLKIASLLDQEMNPVMKTLNGNGAIHSKEIIIKDNKAFDALAAALKNDDYKRISVTQFDMNFVITNGNVEVKPFDAKVAGHPARIYGTQSVDGKLNFTMDMKLPKEELGKEVNQYFDKLPGFDAVQALDVAVKITGTVDNPNVKLDLSKAIKQAQKAVAKELERKAKKEIEKKGKDLLRKLFK